The Deltaproteobacteria bacterium genome window below encodes:
- a CDS encoding metallopeptidase family protein, with product MPPARTRLSPALAEALTLLVDEALDLLARDEVERARSSIAEAVALAPDSAEARHLQAELALAEDRPDAARDHLQAAVQDDPDHADAHHLLARVLEDLGDRAGMIEHDLRVLSLDARTDRRHAIGTPDDLAFIEDHARAALAGLPPHLAERVEHVPVVLEARPHPALVREGFDSRALGLFEGPTDVMHRLGHGDLLPARIVLFYANLLAMTRDDDELAEQVEITVLHELGHFFGLDEDEVADLGLE from the coding sequence ATGCCGCCCGCCCGCACGCGCCTGTCACCCGCCCTCGCCGAGGCGCTCACGCTGCTCGTCGACGAGGCGCTCGATCTGCTGGCGCGCGACGAGGTCGAGCGCGCGCGCAGCAGCATCGCCGAGGCGGTCGCGCTCGCGCCCGACAGCGCCGAGGCCCGGCACCTGCAGGCCGAGCTCGCGCTCGCCGAGGACCGGCCCGACGCTGCCCGCGATCACCTGCAGGCGGCGGTGCAGGACGACCCCGATCACGCCGACGCGCACCACCTGCTGGCGCGCGTGCTGGAGGACCTCGGCGACCGCGCCGGCATGATCGAGCACGACCTGCGCGTGCTCAGCCTCGACGCGCGCACCGATCGGCGCCACGCCATCGGGACGCCCGACGACCTCGCCTTCATCGAGGATCACGCCCGCGCCGCGCTGGCCGGGCTACCACCGCACCTGGCCGAGCGCGTCGAGCACGTGCCGGTCGTGCTCGAGGCGCGGCCCCATCCGGCGCTCGTGCGCGAGGGCTTCGACAGCCGCGCGTTGGGGCTGTTCGAGGGGCCCACGGACGTGATGCATCGGCTGGGGCACGGCGATCTGCTGCCCGCCCGCATCGTGCTCTTCTATGCCAACCTGCTGGCGATGACCCGCGACGACGACGAGCTCGCCGAGCAGGTCGAGATCACCGTGCTGCACGAGCTCGGTCACTTCTTCGGCCTCGACGAAGACGAGGTCGCCGACCTCGGCCTCGAGTGA